The Achromobacter deleyi region TCGCCGCCACGGTGCAGATACCGGCGGTCCCCCGCGCGCGCTTTGCCGCCGCCGTCCGCAGCGCGCTGGAACCCTTGGTGCTGAGCGACCTGGACGCGCTGGCGATCGGCCACGGGCCGCGCGCCGCCGACGGTTCCGTGGCATTGGCCTGGTCGCCGCGCGTGCCGGTGCGCCGCGCCTGGGGACTGCTCAATGCCCAAGGATTGCGGGTCAATGCGCTGATCGCGCCGCAGACTCTCGCGCCCGAGACCGCGGCGCCCCTGCGCGATCCCGCCGATCCGCGCTGGCTGGCGCCCTCGCCTTCGTGGTCCCTGGCCATGCCGCAGCTGGCGCCGGTCCGCGTCTCGCGCTGGCGCCCGGTGTGGCGCTGGGGCGCGGCCGCGGCCATCGTCTGGATCGCCGGCCTGAACCTGCATGCCTCGCAACTGCGCGGCGAAGCCGACGCCTTGCGCAACGGCATGCGCGAACAGGTGCTGGCCGCCTTTCCGAGCCTGCCCGTCGTGCTGGACCCGGCGCGCCAGGCGCAGCAAGGCCTGGACGCGCTGCTGGCCAATCGCGGCGCGGCGGGCGCCGCGGATTTCCTGCCGCTGGCCCGCGCCGCCGCCCAGACCCTGCCATTCGCCGCCGACAAGGTGGCGCGCCTGACGTATGCCGACCAGGCGCTGACCCTGCAACTGGCCGACGCCGGCGCGCAGTCGCAACGCGTCGCCGAAACGCCGGCGCTGATCCAGCAGGCCGCGGCCCTGGGACTGAAACTCGAGCGCGGCGACACCGACAACACCTGGCGCATCGTGCGCAATCAACCATGAACCCGCTGCACCGTCTGCAAACCGCGTGGCGCTCCGCCCGCAAGCCCCTCGATCCCGCGCTGGCCCGCGCCCGCCAACGCTATCAGGCGCTGGCCCCGCGCGAACGGCGCCTGGTCGCCGGAGCCGCCCTGCTGCTGGGTTTCGCGCTGGTCTTCGTCAGCCTGATCGAGCCGCCCCTGAACACGGTGCGCAAGCTTCAGGCCGAACTGCCGGCGCTGCGCGCCCAGGCCGCCGCCGTGGCCGACCTGACGGCGCAGGCCGCGGCCCTGCGGCAGCGGTCCGCCACGCCGGCCGGCCCCATGCCCGCCAGGGCGGAACTGGCCGCCAGCCTGGAACGCGCAGGCCTGGCCGCCAACCTGTGGAGCCTGGGCGAATCCGACTCCGGCGGCGGCGTGGAGCTGTCGCTGGAGCAGGCCCCCTCCTCGGCGCTGCTGCGCTGGCTGGACGGCGCGGGCCGCGATTGGAGCCTGGCGATCTCGCACGTGGATCTGACGCGCGCGGCCAATGCCAACGGCCGGCCCTTGCCCGGACTGGTGAACGGCAAGGTCGTCCTGATGCCGCCGCAAGCCGCGGGGAGCCGCTGATGTCCGCGTTCCGAATCTCCCGACGCGCCGCCGGCCTGCTGGCGGCCGGCGCCTTGTGCGCCGTCGCGGCGGGCGTGGCCGTCCTGCCCGCGCGCTGGCTGCTGGTCCTGCTGCCCGACGATGCTCCGGTCACGCTGGCCGATGCCAGCGGCACGCTCTGGCGCGGCAGCGCATGGATAGCGCTAGGCTCCCCGGGCGCGCGGCGTGTGCTGCCGCAGGCCGTGCAATGGCAATGGCGTTGGGACGCGATGACGCTGGACATTTCGCACCCCTGGCTGCAAGGCCCGCTGCGGGCCCGCCCGGGATGGAACGGGATATCGGTGCCGGCGCAGTCGCTGCGCGTGCCCGCGTCCGTGCTGCCGGCGCTGGGCGCGCCATGGAACACGCTGGCGCCGCAAGGCATGCTGGAGATCAATTGGCAGGCGCTGCGCCTGGGCGCCGCGCTGCCGTCGGGGCCGGTAGCCGAACTGCGCTGGCGCAACGCCGGCACCGCGCTGACGCCCGTGACGCCGGTGGGCACCTACCTGCTCAAGGTTCAAGGCGGCGGCAAGGCCGGCGCCACGCTGGCCCTCAGTACCGAAAGCGGCCTGCTCAGCGTCACTGGCCAGGGCAGCCTGGGTAGCCGCGGCCTGAGCTTCCAGGGCCAGGCCACCTACGCCCCGTCCGCCAGCGAAGCGGACCAGGCCGCGCTCGACGGACTGATGTCCAACCTGGGCCGCCGGTCGGGTGACACGGTGTCGTTCGGGACGGGCAAGTAGCCAGGGCCCCGTGCGGGGCTGCTTCTGGTGTGTACGTGCCCTAGGCGTCGCGCGTCACGCGCACGATTTCCTCGGGCGACGTCTGCCCGCCGTCCACCCAGCGCTGCCCGTCTTCGCGCATGGTCCGCATGCCGGAGGCCGCCGCGGCGCGGCGCAGCTCGCGCTCGTCGCGCCCTTCGTGGATCAGCCTGCGCGCCTCGTCGTCCACCGTGAACAGTTCGTGGATGCCGGAACGCCCGCTATAGCCGGTGTGGTTGCAGGCCTCGCAGCCGACGGGGTGAAACACCTGGACGCCATCCAGCATGGCCGGCGTCTTGCAGGCCGGGCACAGTTTGCGCACCAGCCGCTGCGCCAGCACGCCCAGCAGCGATGAAGCCAGCAGGAAGGGCTCGACTCCCATGTCCGTCAGGCGCGTCACGGCGGACACCGAATCGTTGGTGTGCAGCGTGGCCAGCACCAGGTGGCCGGTCAGCGACGCCTGCACCGCGATCTGCGCGGTCTCCAGGTCCCGGATCTCGCCGATCATGATCACGTCCGGGTCCTGGCGCAGGATGGCGCGCAGGGCCAGCGCGAAGCTCATGTCGATCTTGGCGTTGACCTGCGTCTGGCTGATGCCGGGCAGGTCGTATTCGATGGGGTCTTCCACCGTCAGGATGTTGCTGGTGGCCGCATCCAGCCGGCTGAGCGCCGCGTAGAGCGTCGTGGTCTTGCCGCTGCCGGTCGGCCCGGTGACCAGCACAATGCCGTGAGGCTGGCGGATCAGCCGGTCCAGCTGAACCAGCACGCCGGGACTCATGCCCAGGCGCTCCAGCTGCAGGCGGCCGGCCTCCTTGTCCAGCAGGCGCAGCACCGCGCGCTCGCCATGGCCGGTCGGCAACGTGGACACGCGCACGTCGATGGGCCGCCCCCCGACGCGCAAGGCGATACGGCCGTCCTGCGGCAGGCGCTTTTCGGCGATGTCCAGGTGCGCCATGATCTTGATGCGCGAAATCAGCGCGGCGTGCAGGGCCTTGCGCGGCGACACCACGTCGCGCAGGGTGCCGTCCACGCGGTAGCGCACCACGGAATGGGTTTCGAACGGTTCGATGTGGATATCGCTGGCTCCGTCGCGCGCGGCCTGCGCGAACAGCGCATTGATCATGCGGATCACCGGCGCATCGTCCTGGGCGTCCAGCAGGTCCGCCACTTCGGGCATGTCCTGCAGCAGCCGGTCCAGATCGATCTCGTTCTCGGCCACGCCCATGACGGACGCGGCGTCTTCCGAATGGCTGTAGGCCGCCGTCAGCAGCGTTTCCAGCGCCTCGTCGTCGACCTGCGCCAGCGCGATGTCGCCATGGCAGCGCCGGATCTCGCGCACCGCCCATTCGGGGGTACGCGGACTGACGGTCAGCTGCGCCTGCCCGCCGCGCAGCGACAGCACCGCGCGCTGCGCGCGGGCCCAGGCATAGGGCAAGGGATGCGCACTCATTGAAGCGACTCGGGGTCCACCGCCACCGTCATCATGAGCGGCCTGGGCGCGCGGATCGGTCCGGTCCCGGCCGCGGGCAGCGTGCCCGGATACTGGCGCACGGCGAAAGTCTCCACCGTCACGGGCGGCTGGCGGCGCAGCGTGGCCGCCTGCTCTTCCGGCCGCAGGTCATAGGCATTGTTCGACACCGACGGCGCCGAACCCGGCAGCGGCAGCATCGGCGCCTGCATGTCCGGCAGCACCCAGTGATCGCGCGGCTGCACGGCGCCTTGCGCGCGGCGCATGTAGTCGTAGCGGTCCATGGTGACGCTGGCGCTGCGGTTCGCGTCGCGCACCACGTAGGGACGCAGGAACACCATCAGGTTGGTCTTGGTGCGCTTGCGCGTGTCGTAGCGGAACAGCGATCCGATCACCGGCAGCGAACCCAGGCCGGGCACGCTGTTGGAGGTCAGCGTCACATTGTCTTCCAGCAGGCCGCCCAGCACGATGATCTGGCCGTCGTCGATCAGCACGCTGGTGTCGATGGCGCGCTTGTTGGTCACGATGCCGGTGGTGGAATTGGAGCGGCTTTCGTCGATGCTGCTGACTTCCTGGTAGATGTCCAGCTTCACCGCGCCGCCCTCGGAAATCTGCGGCCGGATGTTCAGCTTCAGGCCGACGTCCTCGCGCTCGATCGTCTGGAACGGGTTGGTGCTGCCGTTGCTGCCGGAGGTGACGTACTGCCCCGTCACGAACGGCACCGTCTTGCCCACCAGGATGCTGGCCGACTGGTTGTCCAGGGTCAGCAGATTGGGCGTGGACAGGATGTTGGCCTCGCCCGTGTTCTGCATGGCGCGCGCCAGCACCCCCAGGTTGATGACCTGGTTGCCCAGCACGTCGACCGTGCCCTTGACCACGCCCAGGCTCATGCCCCCGCCCAGCGCGTCGATCGAGGTCGGGCCCGAGCCGGTGATGCCGCTGCCGCCCAGGTTCGTGCCGCCGACAAAGCTGGTGCCGTTGCTGTTGATGCTGCCGGCGCCGGTCATCCACTGGATGCCGAACTCGGCGGCCTTCTCTTCGCTGACTTCCACGATCAGGCTTTCCACCAGCACCTGCGCGCGGCGCTGGTCCAGCTGGTCGATCACTTCGCGCAGGCTGCGGTACAGCGGCTCGGGCGCCGAGATGATCAGCGAATTGGTCGCCGGGTCCGCCTGGATGGTGGCGCCGCCCGCCGAATACGACACCGCCTGCGTCGAATTGTCTTCGCGCGTGATGCGTTCCTGCTCGCCGGACAGCCCGCTCTTGGCCGAGCCCGACAGGCTGGACATGCCTTGCCCGGCCTGGCTGGCATTGTTCGTGGAGGTGTTCTGCGCGCGCGCGCCGCCCTGCGCCGCGCCGCCGCCGCTGCCGCCGGCGCCCGGGGCCGCGCCGGGCGCGGAGTTGGCCTGGCCCGTCAGCAGCCCGCCCAGCACTTCGGCGATGCGAGTGGCCTGCGCGTTGCGCATGTAGACCACATGCAGGTTGCCCGCCCGGTTCTGCTGCGCGTCCAGCTTCTGGATCAGGTCGCGGGCCAGGCGCGTGCGCGCGGGGCTGCCGGAGCGCACCAGCACGCTGTTGCTGCGCGGGTCGGCCACGACGGCGATGCGCTGGGTCGGATCGCTGCTTTGCGTGTCCAGCAGCTGCGAGGCCAGGATGGCGATGTCGGTCGCGATGCCCGACTGCACCGGCACCACGTCCGTGTCGATGGAACTGGGCACATCGATGCGGGCGATGACGGCCGCGATCCGATCCAGATTGTCGGCATAGTCCGTCACGACCAGCGTGTTGTTGCCGGGGTATGCATTGATCGGATTGTTCGGCGGCACCATGGGGCGCAGCACCGGCACCAGGTTCGCGGCGTTCTCGTACTTCAGGGGGAACACGCGGGTCAGCATTTCGCCGCTGCTGCCGCCCGAGCCCTTGGCAAAGGCAGCCACGGGAACGGGCGCCCTGCCGCCAGCCGCCGGCGCGCTGGACGCGGGCCCGGGGCCGCCCACCACCGCGCTGCCTTGCAGCTTGGCGTCGGCCTCGGGCACGACGCGCGTCACGCCATCCACGTCGACGATGGCAAACCCCTGCAGGCGCAATGCGCCCGTCAGCATCGCCAGCGCCTGTCCGCTGTCCACGGGACGATCCGACACCAGCGTGAGCTTGCCCTTGACCCGGGGGTCCACCAGGAAGTTGCGCTGCGTGAACAAGGACAACGCGCGCAGCACGGCGGGGATGTCGGTGTCGACGAAATTCAGGCTGACGCGATTGTCGGCCTGTTGAGCGTGGGCCGTGCTGGCGACCGGTCCGAGTTGGCTTGCCGCGAGCAAGATTGCAAGACTGAATTGCGCGATGTGACGCATGGCGAGTTAGGTGCCTGAGACGTGAAGTCGTGTGAAAAAACGTGAAAGCGCGTCGGAGTATACGGGGTGTGACTGCAACACTACGGTCATATTCGGAAGGCAAGGTGACGGGCTGGAAACCCTTTAAATTCGGGGCTCTTGGCGGTTCAAACCGGCGCGCGCTCCTTTATTACAACGATGCCTTCCTTCCGATACGAAGCCACCGACGCGCTCGGAAAAATCGTGCGCGGCACGATCGACGCCGACTCCGAACGCGGCGCCCGCAACCAGTTGCGCGGGCGCGGCTTGCTGCCGCTGTCGACCTCGCTGGCGGCGCGTGCCGAAGGCCTGGGCGCGGCATTGCGCACGCGCCTGTCCGACGCCGACCTCGCATGGCTGACGCGCCAGCTGGCCAGCCTGCTGGCCGCGCGCCTGCCGCTGGATGCCGCATTGAGCGCCACCTTGGAACAGGCCGAGAAGAAACACATCGCCGCCACCTTGGGCGGCGTGCGGGACGACGTGCGCGCCGGCCATCGCCTGTCCGCCGCGCTGGCGGCGCGGCCGCGCGACTTCCCCGAGATCTATCGCGCGCTGATCGGCGCGGGCGAGGAATCCGGCGACCTGGCGCAGGTGATGGAAAAGCTGGCCGACTACATCGAGGAACGCAACACCTTGCGCAGCAAGGTCATGACGGCGTTCATCTATCCGGCGGTGGTGGCCAGCGTCTCGGTGATCATCGTGGTCTTCCTGCTGGGCTATGTGGTGCCGCAAGTGGTTTCGGCCTTCAGCCAGGCCAAGCAGCAGCTGCCGCTACTGACCCGCGTGATGCTCAGCCTGTCGGACTATGTGCGCGAATGGGGCGCGGCCACCGGCATCGCGATCGCGCTGGCGATCGTGCTGTGGCGCTACACGCTGCGGGCGCCGGCGGCGCGGCGCGCGTGGCACGCCCGGGTCCTGCGCCTGCCCCTGGCCGGGCGCTTCGTGCTGGGCGTGAACGCGGCGCGCTTTGCGTCCACGCTGGCGATACTCTGCGGCAGCGGGGTGGCGCTATTGACCGCGCTGGAGGCGGCGCGCCGCACGCTGGGCAATGACGTGCTGCGCCTGGCCGTCGACGAGGCCGCGGCGCGGGTGCGCGAAGGCGCCGCGTTGTCGGCGTCGCTGGGCGCGCAGAAGGTGTTCCCCTCGCTGCTGGTGCATCTGATCGCCAGCGGCGAGAAAACGGGCCGCCTGCCGGAACTGCTGGACCGGGGCGCGCAGAACCTGTCGCGCGACCTGGAACGGCGCGCGATGGCGATGACGGCCCTGCTGGAGCCGGCGCTGATACTGCTGATGGGGGGATTTGTCCTGCTGATCGTGCTGGCGGTGATGATGCCGATCCTGGAAATGAACCAGTTGATCAGGTAGGGAAGATGACTGTCGCGTGGATGAGACGGGCCGCGTCAGGACGCGGCCCGCGAAAGGCTGGGGATCAGAGCGCCTCTTCGTCGCTCTCGCCGGTGCGGATGCGGATGGCCTGCTCCACCGGCGTCACGAAGATCTTGCCGTCGCCGATCTTGCCGGTGCGGGCGGCCTTGACCACGGCTTCGATGGCGGCTTCGACCTGCTCGTCCGGCAGCACCACTTCAACGCGGATCTTGGGCAGGAAATCCACCACGTATTCGGCGCCGCGATAGAGTTCAGTATGGCCTTTCTGGCGGCCGAAACCCTTGACTTCAGTGACCGTCAGGCCGCTGACGCCGACTTCTGCCAGCGCTTCGCGGACTTCGTCCAGCTTGAAGGGTTTGATGATGGCGGTGACTTGTTTCACGTTGGTCGTCCTGGTTTTTCGATCTGTTGCGGCACCCTGCCCCGGCGCCTGGCGCCGGGCAAGGCGCAATGAATAAGAGAATACCACCGGAGGTGGGCAGCGACGGCGGGAAGCTCCCCCGCCGCGCACGCTACGCGCGCTTGCTGCCCCCAATGGGCTGCCCCACCTTGGGGCGGGGTGGAGCGCCAGCTCCCGGTGTCAGCCCCCCGGCGCCTGGTCCGGAATGCGGTCGGCTTCGCGCATCCACACCACCGACTCGGAGTCGCTGGGCGCGCGCCAGTCGCCGCGCGGGGACAGCGAGCCGCCGGAACCGACCTTCGGAGCATTGGGCACGCAGGTGCGCTTGAACTGGCTCAGGCGGAAGAACCGGTCCAGGAATATCTTCAGGTTGCGCTTGATGGCGGCCAGGTCGTACTGGTTGCGCGCCACATGCCCGGCCTCGGGCCAGGCGCCGGACTCGCGGTCGCGCCAGGCCGCCAGCGCCAGGAAGGCGACCTTGGTCGGCGCAAAGCCGTAGCGCAGCGTGTAGTACAGGTTGAAATCCTGCAGCTCGTAGGGTCCGATGGACTCTTCGCTTTTCTGGACCGGCTTGTCGTCCGCGCCGCCAGGCACCAATTCGGGGCTGACATCCGTCCCCAGCACGTCCAGCAACACCTGCGCCCCGTCATCGCCCAGGCGGCCGGACTCGGCCACCCAGCGTACCAGGTGCGTGATAAGCGTCTTGGGCACGCTGGCGTTGACGCTGTAGTGCGACATATGGTCGCCCACGCCGTAGGTGCACCATCCCAGTGCAAGCTCGCTCAGGTCGCCGGTGCCGATGACGATGGCGTTGCTGAAGTTCGCGATGCGGAACAGGTGGTTGGTGCGCTCGCCGGCCTGCACGTTCTCGAACGTGATGTCATAGACCGGCTGGCCGTCCGCATAGGGATGGCCCAGATCCTTGAGCATCTGCAGGCAGCTGGGCCGGATGTCGATTTCGGAGGCCGTGCAGCCCACCACCGCCATCAGCCGGCGCGCCTGCTGCAGCGTGCGGGTGCTGGTGGCAAAGCCGGGCATGGTGATGGCCAGGATGTTCGAGCGCGGCAGGTCCAGGGAGTCCATGGCCTTGGCGCAGACCAGCAGCGCGTGGGTGGAGTCCAGCCCGCCCGAAATGCCGATGACGACCTTGGACATGCCGCTGGCCGACAGGCGCTGGGCCAGCGCCTGCACCTGGATGTTGTAGACCTCCTTGCAGCGGGCGTCGCGGCGTTGCGGGTCGGCCGGCACATAGGGAAAGCGCGCCACGCGCCGCTCGAGCGGCAGCTCGGCGTCTTCCAGCGGCGGATTCACGGGGACCGCCACGAGGCGGAACTTGCGGACCTCGTCTTGGTGGCGGCGGACGGACTGGCCGAACGTGCTCTGGCGCATGCGCTCGCGCGACAGGCGTTCCAGGTCCACGTCCGAGAACAGCAGATGGGAATGGCTCAGGAAGCGCTCGGACTCGGCCAGCAGCTCCCCGTTTTCATAGATCAGCGCCTGGCCGTCCCAGGCCATGTCCGTCGAGGACTCGCCCCGGCCTGCCGACGTATACATATAGGCCGACAGGCAGCGCGCCGACTGCTGCGAAACCAGCTGATGGCGGTATTCGGCCTTGCCGACGACGATGTTGGAAGCGGACAGGTTGACCAGCACCGTGGCGCCGGCCAGCGCCGCGAACGACGACGGCGGGATCGGCACCCAGACGTCCTCGCAGATTTCGACGTGGAACTGGAACAGCGGCAGCTTTTCCATCTGGAACAGCAGCTCGGACCCGAAAGGCACGGTCTGGCCCAGCAGGCGGATTTCGGTCGCGGCCGCGCAGTCGGCGGCGCTGAACTGGCGGGCTTCGTAGAATTCGCCGTAGTTGGGCAGGTAGCTCTTGGGCACCACGCCCAGCACCCGGCCGCCGGCCGCCACCACCGCGCAATTGAACAGCTGGTGGGCCACGCGCAGAGGCGCGCCCACGATGACGGCGATATCCAGTTCGGCCGTGGCCTCGACCACCCGGGCCAGCGCCGCCTCGCAGGCGTCGAGCAGGGCCTTCTGGTGAAAGAGGTCGTCGCAGGTGTAGGCCGACAGGCCCAGCTCCGGGAACGCGGCCAGCACGGCGCCGCCCTGGGCGGCCTGCCGGGCCAGCGCGATGGTCTGCGCGGCATTGAACGCGGGGTCGGCGACCCGGCATTCGGGCACGCCGACCGCGACCCGGGCGAAGCCGTGGGAATACAGGTTGAAGAACGGGTTCGACATCGGGTCTATCGCCTAGGATTCAACGGCTGGATTATCTCACGGCGCCCGGCCCGGCACGCCGGGAGCCGGCCTGGGACTGTTCGCACCGAAAGGCGCCTTCCGCGGGTGCTAGCGCGGCATCTTGCCGTCGGTCAGGCCGTGCTCGAGCGGCATGGCCGGTTCCCCTTGCAGGACGGGTCCCTGGCGGTCGCGCTCCACGGCCAGGGCGGTTTGAATGGCGTTCTCGCGCAGATAGCCGCCCATGGCGCCGATGTCGGCGCCCGAAGGCTGCTGGTACAGGCGCAGGCCCAGTTCCGGCAGGATGGCCAGCAGGTGATCGAAGACATCGCCCTGGATGCGCTCGTACTCCACCCAGGCGGTCACGGCGGTAAAGCAATAGACCTCGACCGGGATGCCCTCGGAGGTGGGTTCCATCATGCGCACCATCATCGCCATGTCCTGGCGGATCTCCGGGTTCTGCTTCAGGAAGGCCAGTGCATAGGCGCGCAAGGTGCCGATGTTGGTCAGGCGGCGCCGGTTGGCCGGCACGCTGGCCAGTTCGCCCATGGTCTGGTTGGCCTGGGCGATATCGTGGGTCTTGGCCTGCAGATAATCGTGCAGCAGGCGGAAACGCATCAGGCGCTGCGCTTCCTCGTCGGTCAGAAAACGCACGCTGGACGCGTCGATGCGCATGGTGCGCTTGATGCGCCGGCCGCCCGACTCGAACATGTGCCGGTAGTTGCGGTAGCTTTCCGAGAACAGCTTGTAGGTCGGCACCGTGGTGACCGTGTTGTCCCAGTTCTGCACCTTGACCGTATGCAGCGCGATGTCCTTGACGAAGCCGTCGGCGTTGGACTGCGGCATTTCGATCCAGTCGCCGATGCGCAGCATGTCGTTGCTGGTCAGCTGGGTGCTGGCCACCAGCGACAGCAGCGTGTCCTTGAACACCAGCAGCAGCACCGCCGACAGCGCGCCCAGGCCGGAGATCATCCACAGCGGCGAGCGGTCGATAAGAATGGAAAGCACCAGGACGGTGCATACCGCCATCAGGATCAGCTTGCTGATCTGGATATAGCCCTTGATGGAGCGGGTCTGCGCCCGCGTGGTGGCCGAATACGTGTCCTGCCAGGCGCTCAGCACCCCCGAAAACGCCACGAACACGCAGATCCAGGCGCCCGCGTGCGCCAGCCGTCCCACGATCGTCACGGCCCGCTCGACGTGCGGCACCAGGTCTATGCCTATCGACACCACCGCAAACGGCACCGCATACCAGAGGTTCTGGTATGCGCGGCGGCGCTGCAGGGCCTTGTCCCAATCCGCGTGCCCGCTGACCACCAGCAACCGGTGCGCCACAAGCAGCACGACCCGGGCAACGACCCACTGGACGAACAGCGCCGTCAGGATCAGCGCGCCGATCCCGATCAGCGTCTGCGCCCAGGGCTCCCGGGGCAGGTGGGTGTCGAGTTGGGTGACTAGCTCTTCCCATTCCAGGGGCATAAGGTCTCTGCTTTCTCTAAGTTCTTGAAACTAACCGTGGATTATCCGACAAGTCGCGCCCGCGCGAGGTTCCGGCCCCGCAAAACCGGGGCCGGCATCGCCCCCCGCGGCGCGAGGCCCTATAATTCCGCCCATCATGGCAAACACTCCCTCCTCCGATCAAAACCAGTTCGCCAATAAGGCGCAGGCCTGGTCCGCCCGGTTCTCGGAACCGGTTTCCGAACTCGTCAAACGCTACACGGCGTCCGTGGATTTCGACAAGCGCCTGGCGCGCCACGACATCCAGGGCTCGCTCGCGCATGCGGACATGCTGGCCGCCCAGGGCATCATCGGCGCCCAGGACCTGGCCGACATCCAGCGCGGCATGACGCAGATCCTGTCCGAAATCGATGCCGGCAGCTTCCAATGGCTGCTGGATCTGGAAGACGTCCACCTGAATATCGAAAAGCGCCTGGTGGAACTGGTGGGCGATGCGGGCAAGCGCCTGCACACCGGCCGTTCGCGCAACGACCAGGTCGCCACCGACATCCGGCTGTGGCTGCGCGACGAAATCGACAACCTGCAGCACCTGCTGCGCCAGCTGCGCCACGCGCTGGCCACCGTCGCGCTGGAAAACGCCGGCACCATCATGCCGGGCTTCACGCACCTGCAGGTCGCCCAGCCCGTCACGTTCGGTCACCATCTGCTGGCCTACGCTGAAATGTTCGGCCGCGACGCCGAGCGCCTGGCCGACTGCCGCCGCCGCGTGAACCGCCTGCCGCTGGGCGCCGCCGCGCTGGCCGGCACGTCGTTCCCGATCGACCGCGAACGCGTGGCCAAGACGCTGGGCTTTGACGGCGTGTGCCGCAACTCGCTGGACGCCGTGTCCGACCGCGACTTCGCCATCGAATTCTGCGCCGCCGGCGCCCTGATCATGACGCACGTCTCGCGCCTGTCCGAAGAGCTGGTGCTCTGGATGAGCCCGCGCGTGGGCTTCATCGACCTGGCCGACCGCTTCTGCACCGGCAGCTCGATCATGCCGCAAAAGAAAAACCCCGACGTGCCCGAGCTGGCCCGCGGCAAGACCGGCCGGGTCAACGGCAACCTGGTCGCCCTGCTGACCCTGATGAAAGGCCAGCCCCTGGCCTACAACAAGGACAACCAGGAAGACAAGGAAGGCCTGTTCGACACGGTGGACACCGTGCGCGACACGCTGACCATCTTCGCGGACATGGCTGGCGGCATCAAGGTGAAGGCCGAAAACATGCGCGCCGCCGCCCTGCAAGGCTTCGCCACCGCCACCGACCTGGCCGACTACCTGGTCAAGAAGGGCGTGCCCTTCCGCGACGCCCATGAAGTGGTGGCCCACGCCGTGCGCGATTGCGAACAGCGCGGCTGCGACCTGGCCGACCTGTCCACCGACGACCTGAAGGCCTATCACGCCAGCATCGGCGAAGACGTCCATCAGGTCCTGACCCTGGAAGGCTCGGTTGCCGCGCGCAAGCACGTGGGCGGCACCGCCCCCGAGCGCGTCGCCGAAGAAGCCCGCCTCGTCCTGGCGGAAACCGCCGAAGGCTGATTCCGGCCCCGGTCGCGGCACCCAGGCAAGGCCCCCATCCGGGGGCCTTGTTGTTTCTGGCGCCGCGTCCCCAATAAGGGACGATATGATTGCGCCTTTCCCGCATCCTGTTCCCGCCTCCCATGCTGCACTTGCGCGCGCCGCTCAAGC contains the following coding sequences:
- the argH gene encoding argininosuccinate lyase, giving the protein MANTPSSDQNQFANKAQAWSARFSEPVSELVKRYTASVDFDKRLARHDIQGSLAHADMLAAQGIIGAQDLADIQRGMTQILSEIDAGSFQWLLDLEDVHLNIEKRLVELVGDAGKRLHTGRSRNDQVATDIRLWLRDEIDNLQHLLRQLRHALATVALENAGTIMPGFTHLQVAQPVTFGHHLLAYAEMFGRDAERLADCRRRVNRLPLGAAALAGTSFPIDRERVAKTLGFDGVCRNSLDAVSDRDFAIEFCAAGALIMTHVSRLSEELVLWMSPRVGFIDLADRFCTGSSIMPQKKNPDVPELARGKTGRVNGNLVALLTLMKGQPLAYNKDNQEDKEGLFDTVDTVRDTLTIFADMAGGIKVKAENMRAAALQGFATATDLADYLVKKGVPFRDAHEVVAHAVRDCEQRGCDLADLSTDDLKAYHASIGEDVHQVLTLEGSVAARKHVGGTAPERVAEEARLVLAETAEG
- a CDS encoding NAD(+) synthase yields the protein MSNPFFNLYSHGFARVAVGVPECRVADPAFNAAQTIALARQAAQGGAVLAAFPELGLSAYTCDDLFHQKALLDACEAALARVVEATAELDIAVIVGAPLRVAHQLFNCAVVAAGGRVLGVVPKSYLPNYGEFYEARQFSAADCAAATEIRLLGQTVPFGSELLFQMEKLPLFQFHVEICEDVWVPIPPSSFAALAGATVLVNLSASNIVVGKAEYRHQLVSQQSARCLSAYMYTSAGRGESSTDMAWDGQALIYENGELLAESERFLSHSHLLFSDVDLERLSRERMRQSTFGQSVRRHQDEVRKFRLVAVPVNPPLEDAELPLERRVARFPYVPADPQRRDARCKEVYNIQVQALAQRLSASGMSKVVIGISGGLDSTHALLVCAKAMDSLDLPRSNILAITMPGFATSTRTLQQARRLMAVVGCTASEIDIRPSCLQMLKDLGHPYADGQPVYDITFENVQAGERTNHLFRIANFSNAIVIGTGDLSELALGWCTYGVGDHMSHYSVNASVPKTLITHLVRWVAESGRLGDDGAQVLLDVLGTDVSPELVPGGADDKPVQKSEESIGPYELQDFNLYYTLRYGFAPTKVAFLALAAWRDRESGAWPEAGHVARNQYDLAAIKRNLKIFLDRFFRLSQFKRTCVPNAPKVGSGGSLSPRGDWRAPSDSESVVWMREADRIPDQAPGG
- a CDS encoding mechanosensitive ion channel family protein, with the translated sequence MPLEWEELVTQLDTHLPREPWAQTLIGIGALILTALFVQWVVARVVLLVAHRLLVVSGHADWDKALQRRRAYQNLWYAVPFAVVSIGIDLVPHVERAVTIVGRLAHAGAWICVFVAFSGVLSAWQDTYSATTRAQTRSIKGYIQISKLILMAVCTVLVLSILIDRSPLWMISGLGALSAVLLLVFKDTLLSLVASTQLTSNDMLRIGDWIEMPQSNADGFVKDIALHTVKVQNWDNTVTTVPTYKLFSESYRNYRHMFESGGRRIKRTMRIDASSVRFLTDEEAQRLMRFRLLHDYLQAKTHDIAQANQTMGELASVPANRRRLTNIGTLRAYALAFLKQNPEIRQDMAMMVRMMEPTSEGIPVEVYCFTAVTAWVEYERIQGDVFDHLLAILPELGLRLYQQPSGADIGAMGGYLRENAIQTALAVERDRQGPVLQGEPAMPLEHGLTDGKMPR
- a CDS encoding P-II family nitrogen regulator, whose protein sequence is MKQVTAIIKPFKLDEVREALAEVGVSGLTVTEVKGFGRQKGHTELYRGAEYVVDFLPKIRVEVVLPDEQVEAAIEAVVKAARTGKIGDGKIFVTPVEQAIRIRTGESDEEAL